From the genome of Nitrosopumilus sp., one region includes:
- a CDS encoding amidophosphoribosyltransferase, translated as MVKENCGVVGIFSQIGTNVVPMVIDALRALQHRGQEAWGLAIPNKPPLKKLGLVSSASSEFKKICEEYSSSSVIGHVRYSTMGKSTLENAQPLKVKDLCIAHNGTIANVQELSNLVGGCSFTPQNASDTLVAAQRLVSLISENGGMGKALSILKNEMVGSYCFTFISDDNSVYAARDPKGFRPMVLGHKKSDDTYIVASESSAISAVGAELQRNVNPGELIKLSKKGLETEMFSDDPARAHCSFEFTYFAHPSSNMEGTNIYVARKNIGRFLAKKFPIKDADLVIPVPDSARPAALGYAQELGVSFDEGLLKDRYSKKGPLRSFIEPHQSDRIEINRWIIPIKEIIKDQHVVVIDDSLVRGTSSKAIIKALRRAGARKISMVITYPPIKFPCYAGIDFPSQDELATFSDGKDMNQEETTEMVRKSIGADFLGYNDAENLAAAVGIPHDSMCFTCSSGNYDSLGITPEFRTRKEMKGE; from the coding sequence TTGGTTAAGGAAAATTGCGGCGTCGTTGGAATCTTTAGTCAGATTGGAACCAATGTGGTTCCAATGGTCATTGACGCATTAAGGGCACTTCAGCATAGGGGTCAGGAGGCATGGGGCCTTGCGATTCCAAACAAGCCTCCTCTAAAGAAGCTTGGACTGGTCTCCTCAGCATCATCTGAATTTAAAAAAATCTGTGAGGAATACTCATCTTCGTCTGTAATTGGACATGTTCGATATTCTACCATGGGAAAAAGCACGTTGGAAAACGCACAGCCTCTCAAGGTAAAGGATCTATGCATTGCCCATAACGGAACTATTGCCAACGTTCAGGAGTTATCCAACCTGGTTGGCGGATGCTCCTTTACCCCACAAAATGCAAGTGACACGCTTGTAGCAGCACAAAGACTGGTCTCATTGATCTCTGAGAATGGCGGGATGGGAAAGGCACTGTCAATTCTTAAAAATGAAATGGTGGGCTCTTACTGCTTTACGTTTATCTCTGATGACAATTCAGTCTATGCCGCACGTGATCCAAAAGGATTTCGTCCAATGGTCCTGGGACACAAAAAGTCCGATGACACATACATCGTTGCCTCTGAATCATCTGCAATCTCTGCAGTCGGTGCGGAACTTCAAAGAAACGTAAATCCGGGCGAGCTCATCAAGCTAAGCAAAAAGGGATTGGAGACTGAAATGTTCTCTGATGATCCTGCGCGCGCCCACTGCTCATTTGAATTCACCTACTTTGCTCATCCCTCAAGCAACATGGAGGGGACCAACATCTATGTCGCAAGAAAAAATATCGGAAGATTCCTGGCAAAGAAATTTCCAATCAAGGATGCAGATCTTGTTATACCGGTACCGGACTCTGCAAGGCCTGCAGCATTGGGATATGCACAAGAACTCGGCGTATCATTTGATGAGGGTCTGCTAAAGGACAGATACAGCAAGAAAGGACCTCTGAGAAGCTTCATTGAACCTCACCAGTCTGACAGAATAGAAATTAACAGATGGATTATTCCAATCAAGGAAATTATCAAAGACCAGCACGTGGTTGTAATCGATGACAGTCTGGTGAGGGGTACAAGCTCCAAGGCAATCATAAAGGCACTCAGAAGGGCAGGAGCCAGAAAAATTAGCATGGTGATCACGTATCCTCCGATTAAATTCCCATGCTATGCCGGAATTGACTTTCCTTCTCAGGATGAGCTTGCAACGTTTTCTGATGGCAAGGACATGAATCAAGAGGAGACAACTGAAATGGTTCGAAAAAGCATCGGTGCTGATTTTTTGGGATACAATGACGCTGAAAATCTTGCAGCAGCAGTTGGAATTCCTCATGACTCGATGTGCTTTACGTGCTCTTCTGGAAACTATGATTCGCTAGGAATCACTCCTGAATTTAGAACTCGTAAAGAGATGAAAGGCGAATAG
- a CDS encoding DUF427 domain-containing protein, with product MQAIWNDVVIAESDDTVIVDGNHYFPFDSVKAEYFKKAELTTVCGWKGMANYYSVDVNGKINKDCAWYYAEPNDAAMKIKGMVAFWNGIDVK from the coding sequence ATGCAAGCAATATGGAATGACGTCGTAATTGCCGAAAGTGATGACACTGTCATAGTTGACGGGAATCACTATTTTCCGTTTGACTCTGTGAAGGCGGAATATTTCAAAAAGGCTGAACTTACTACTGTCTGTGGCTGGAAAGGCATGGCCAATTATTACTCTGTTGACGTCAACGGAAAGATAAACAAGGACTGTGCATGGTATTATGCCGAACCAAATGATGCCGCCATGAAAATCAAGGGAATGGTGGCCTTTTGGAATGGCATTGACGTAAAATAA
- a CDS encoding VWA domain-containing protein, with product MGIFSFVGLSDSDHVSYPDTWNLQSNFAMEPTTTSSGSGGYMGNVGTEGQTDSYTLEEALELQSRRIESAETNPASGSGTPYQNTNDKTIGLAVGGAQDINNFRKNIENNYLPLHTDITYEGLFYDYYFDTGNKQECSKLFCPSYSYAVSKDPFSEKDEYYLSVGLNSGLKQSDFERKKLNLVVVLDVSGSMDSPFNRYHYDQYGNRVYYGNVSDDYTKSKIKVATESLASLIDNLNDDDKLSIVLFSNNAHLSKPLESMETTDKEQLKKNILQIYASGGTNMASGIQMGTSQFDEMSDSNQFEYENRIIFLTDAMPNIGETRDDGLFGMIKDNADKNIHTTVIGIGVDFNTELTEQITKVSGANYYSVHSSLSFEKRMVDEFDFMVTPLVFDLVLSLDADGYVIDKVYGSPESNESTGEIMRVNTLFPSKVEGGETKGGIVILKLEKISDDGTINLKTNYKDRMGQTDGNTITIDFSSTQSDFYENPGIHKGIILARYAELMQTWVFDERMSHVTHDNVLAPKFFYGDGIHIPDYVGNSLGRWERQSIPLQVSGEYAGVIVEFNDYFKEQIISIEDYDLLQEVMIMQKLEDHT from the coding sequence ATGGGAATTTTTTCGTTTGTAGGATTATCTGATTCAGACCATGTTTCTTATCCGGACACTTGGAATTTGCAATCTAATTTTGCGATGGAGCCTACAACTACAAGCTCTGGTTCGGGAGGATACATGGGAAACGTTGGCACAGAAGGGCAAACAGATTCTTACACACTAGAAGAAGCACTTGAACTTCAAAGCAGAAGGATAGAATCTGCTGAAACAAATCCCGCATCAGGTTCTGGAACTCCTTATCAGAATACTAATGATAAAACAATTGGGTTGGCAGTTGGTGGTGCACAAGACATTAACAATTTTAGAAAAAATATTGAAAACAATTATCTTCCATTACACACTGACATAACATACGAAGGATTATTCTATGATTATTATTTTGATACTGGCAACAAACAGGAATGCAGTAAATTATTTTGTCCATCATACAGCTATGCTGTATCAAAAGATCCATTTTCAGAAAAAGACGAATATTATCTTTCAGTTGGACTAAATTCAGGACTAAAACAATCAGACTTTGAAAGAAAGAAACTCAATTTGGTGGTTGTACTAGATGTTTCAGGCTCAATGGATTCCCCATTTAACCGATATCACTATGATCAGTATGGAAATCGAGTATATTATGGGAATGTAAGTGATGATTATACAAAATCAAAGATTAAAGTAGCAACTGAATCCCTTGCAAGTCTCATAGATAATCTGAATGACGATGACAAATTAAGCATTGTATTATTCTCAAACAATGCACATTTGTCAAAACCATTGGAAAGCATGGAAACTACTGATAAAGAGCAATTAAAAAAGAATATTTTGCAAATTTACGCCTCTGGCGGCACAAACATGGCTTCAGGAATTCAAATGGGCACATCCCAATTTGATGAAATGTCTGATTCAAATCAATTTGAATATGAAAATAGGATCATTTTCTTAACTGACGCAATGCCAAATATTGGTGAAACTCGTGATGATGGATTATTTGGCATGATAAAGGACAATGCTGACAAAAATATCCATACAACTGTGATTGGAATTGGCGTAGATTTTAACACTGAACTAACTGAACAGATTACAAAAGTTTCAGGTGCAAACTATTATTCGGTCCACTCTTCATTGTCATTTGAAAAAAGAATGGTCGATGAATTTGATTTCATGGTAACTCCGTTGGTATTTGATCTTGTTTTAAGTTTGGATGCCGATGGCTATGTTATTGACAAAGTGTATGGATCTCCTGAATCAAATGAATCTACTGGGGAAATAATGCGAGTCAATACGTTATTTCCATCTAAGGTTGAAGGTGGAGAAACTAAAGGTGGTATCGTGATATTAAAATTAGAAAAAATATCTGATGACGGGACAATTAATCTAAAAACAAACTATAAGGATAGAATGGGGCAAACTGACGGAAATACAATAACTATAGATTTTTCTTCAACTCAGTCTGATTTTTATGAAAACCCTGGAATTCATAAAGGAATCATACTTGCACGATATGCAGAACTTATGCAAACATGGGTATTTGATGAACGAATGTCGCATGTGACTCACGACAATGTGCTTGCTCCTAAATTTTTCTATGGGGATGGAATTCATATTCCGGATTATGTTGGGAATTCATTGGGGAGATGGGAAAGACAATCTATCCCACTTCAGGTATCTGGAGAATATGCTGGTGTAATTGTGGAATTCAATGATTATTTCAAAGAGCAAATAATCTCTATCGAAGATTATGACTTGCTTCAAGAAGTGATGATAATGCAAAAACTTGAAGATCATACATGA
- a CDS encoding universal stress protein: MELFKNITVALITPTHTKKSFDLGLALAKKFDAELSVIECVYKTPPKFFFFETDSDKKILQDKISKLKEELKKWKDLGQKEGVKVNTKFTLSDSIAHWVIDYAKEHKVGLLIVDYPKLSMIEANHFDDIINTIHHKAHCHVLTTKN, translated from the coding sequence ATGGAATTGTTCAAAAACATTACCGTTGCGCTGATTACTCCCACGCACACAAAAAAATCATTTGATCTGGGGCTTGCATTGGCAAAGAAGTTTGATGCAGAATTGTCCGTAATTGAGTGCGTATACAAGACTCCTCCTAAGTTCTTCTTCTTTGAGACTGATTCTGACAAGAAAATTTTGCAGGACAAGATTTCCAAACTCAAAGAGGAACTAAAAAAATGGAAGGATCTGGGTCAGAAAGAAGGCGTCAAAGTAAACACCAAATTTACCTTGAGTGATTCAATTGCTCATTGGGTGATCGACTATGCCAAGGAGCACAAAGTAGGACTGCTCATAGTGGACTATCCAAAGCTTTCCATGATCGAGGCAAATCATTTTGATGACATCATCAACACCATTCATCATAAGGCGCACTGTCATGTCCTGACAACAAAAAACTAG
- a CDS encoding TIGR01777 family protein — MKIIISGPSGFVGSSLVSFLKNLDHQVISLVRKENRDVSNDAKQSNIIFWDPKSGHLDSSSLEGADAVINLSGENIHGIWTRAKKLKILESRLQTTSLLSKTLANLQRPPKVFVSASGITYYGNRNSHMVDETSPGGDDFLADVCKQWEDACNPAKQAGVRTIHLRIGAVLGGSGGMLHNFIPIFKMGLGGKWGTGLQHISWVSMDDLLEMMLFMIHDNSISGPVNAVSPNPVTNYEFTKMLGKIICRPTIVSIPEALAKLVFGEWIKSVLLANYDVTPKILLDKKFKFKFTRMEDAIIHALNKKDKMMTSL; from the coding sequence TTGAAGATCATAATATCCGGTCCCTCTGGATTTGTAGGTTCTTCGCTTGTGTCGTTTCTAAAAAATTTAGATCACCAAGTGATTTCACTTGTAAGAAAAGAAAACAGGGATGTTAGTAATGATGCCAAGCAGTCAAATATCATATTTTGGGATCCAAAATCAGGACACCTAGATTCAAGTTCGTTGGAAGGGGCCGATGCAGTGATCAATCTTTCAGGAGAAAACATTCACGGAATATGGACAAGGGCTAAAAAGCTTAAGATACTTGAAAGTAGACTTCAGACCACCTCTCTTCTCTCAAAAACTTTGGCTAATCTTCAAAGACCGCCAAAAGTGTTTGTTTCAGCATCTGGAATCACATATTATGGAAACCGTAATTCTCACATGGTCGATGAGACAAGTCCAGGAGGAGATGATTTTTTGGCAGACGTTTGCAAACAATGGGAAGATGCGTGTAATCCTGCAAAGCAGGCCGGAGTCAGAACCATACATCTCAGAATAGGTGCAGTCTTGGGAGGATCTGGTGGCATGTTGCATAATTTTATTCCTATATTCAAAATGGGCCTGGGTGGAAAATGGGGAACCGGCCTGCAGCATATCAGCTGGGTCTCTATGGATGATCTTTTAGAAATGATGTTGTTTATGATTCATGATAATTCCATATCGGGTCCGGTCAATGCGGTATCTCCAAATCCAGTAACAAACTATGAATTTACAAAAATGCTGGGAAAAATCATTTGCAGGCCTACAATTGTTTCAATTCCTGAAGCCTTGGCAAAACTAGTGTTTGGAGAGTGGATAAAATCTGTTTTGCTTGCAAACTATGATGTAACTCCAAAAATTTTATTGGATAAAAAATTCAAGTTCAAATTCACCCGTATGGAAGACGCAATAATTCATGCATTGAATAAGAAAGACAAAATGATGACATCTTTGTAA
- a CDS encoding transcriptional regulator encodes MDDDVKITELFLEISSEMRYSILRKLNEKSQKQSHLAKKLDMTLPESHRQFERLSKVEMIVKDVDGLYSLTPFGSMFLKHLDSLEFLLKHKNYFKSHTLGDLPLKFEKRISELSKSEFVRGAFVLNEKMIRIASSGKYLRVISAHVPPDAFRQGLDNALKTSMHVCIIYAKNTTIPKGFKEEFTSKDVQNLILQGTYERRMTEKVQVYVVLNDKTAMVLFPDIKGDVDLNFGFISDDPIFHEWCLDYHQYMWEKSGSCNISKFQEF; translated from the coding sequence ATGGATGATGACGTGAAGATCACAGAGTTATTTTTAGAGATTTCAAGCGAGATGCGTTACAGCATACTGAGAAAACTTAATGAAAAAAGCCAGAAACAATCCCATCTTGCAAAGAAACTTGATATGACATTGCCTGAATCACACAGGCAGTTTGAGAGGTTGTCCAAGGTGGAAATGATTGTAAAGGATGTTGATGGATTGTACTCGCTCACTCCGTTTGGAAGCATGTTCCTGAAACATCTTGACTCTCTTGAATTTCTGTTAAAACACAAAAATTATTTCAAATCTCATACTTTGGGGGATCTTCCTTTAAAATTTGAGAAAAGAATATCGGAACTTAGCAAAAGCGAATTTGTGAGGGGTGCATTTGTATTAAATGAAAAAATGATTCGGATTGCAAGTAGTGGAAAATATTTACGTGTGATTTCCGCCCACGTTCCACCTGATGCATTTAGACAAGGATTGGACAATGCCTTGAAAACAAGTATGCATGTATGTATAATATATGCAAAAAATACGACAATTCCAAAAGGATTCAAAGAGGAATTTACAAGTAAAGATGTTCAAAATCTGATCTTACAGGGGACGTATGAAAGAAGGATGACCGAAAAAGTACAGGTATATGTTGTGCTCAATGACAAAACTGCCATGGTTTTGTTTCCTGACATTAAGGGGGATGTGGATTTAAATTTTGGTTTTATAAGCGATGATCCAATATTTCATGAGTGGTGCCTTGATTATCATCAATACATGTGGGAGAAATCAGGCAGTTGTAATATTTCCAAGTTCCAAGAATTCTGA